One genomic segment of Ricinus communis isolate WT05 ecotype wild-type chromosome 5, ASM1957865v1, whole genome shotgun sequence includes these proteins:
- the LOC8281329 gene encoding serine/threonine-protein kinase/endoribonuclease IRE1a isoform X2, translated as MDNDGENEFGPSTGFFIDYGDDWQLYAHGKHSSGMKLSMNIEDFMKITPHVSEDGAVILGSKITTVFVVEAKTGRLVQTYKSLDPPSSLQRDEEGNAFLNENRNNDLIISDSATSAQLIYITRTDYTLQNFGPNSDKISWNMKVAMIEAAFLCKDVEGRSNFDMPLSCQSRRMVVRRQGNPQSSSEATHGDEMLPVPALDLVLPSQPRVGKSLQDHHEGRMLSGSASDFVLPLQSKVDELPTFHPTDDSEGMLALPNDSEGFDAHNARVAFDDWLNILIKRSTTLSFMFFIVIILLGFNFYPSNLVGKSKVASEGLSSDSRSKASSSKRKKSRKSGKKNGKDVPFENDDGPTLSDSSDKKLLDLNKHVDRGVNGRRIGKLFVSNAEIAKGSNGTIVLEGIYEGRPVAVKRLVQAHHEVAFKEIQNLIASDRHPNIVRWYGVENDNDFVYLSLERCTCSLDDLIQIYCDSSFNQVFSEDQATRVATNYKLRLNKVKGILQDLNLWKSNGHPSPLMLLLMRDVVCGLVHLHELGIIHRDLKPQNVLILKERSLSAKLSDMGISKRLLGDMSSLGYHATGCGSSGWQAPELLLQGRQTRAVDLFSLGCVLFFCITGGRHPFGDRLERDVNIVKNKMDLFLVEYFPEAGDLISRLLNHDPELRPKALEVLHHPMFWSSEMRLSFLRETSDRVELEDRESGSVLLKALESIASTALGGKWDEKMEPAFITNIGHYRRYKYDSVRDLLRVLRNKLNHYRELPKEIQELVGPIPEGYDGYFASRFPKLLIEVYKVVYRFCREEDCFHKYFKGIIV; from the exons ATG GATAATGATGGAGAAAATGAATTTGGACCAAGTACTGGATTCTTTATTGACTATGGAGATGACTGGCAGCTCTATGCTCATGGAAAACACTCTAGTGGAATG AAACTTTCTATGAATATTGAAGACTTCATGAAAATTACACCACATGTATCAGAGGATGGAGCTGTTATACTTGGATCTAAAATTACTACTGTGTTTGTGGTTGAGGCTAAGACTGGAAGACTTGTCCAAACTTATAAGTCGCTTGATCCTCCATCTTCGCTGCAAAGAGATGAAGAAGGGAATGCATTCTTAAATGAGAATAGAAATAATGACTTGATAATTTCTGACTCAGCAACTTCTGCTCAACTCATATACATCACAAGGACAGATTACACGCTGCAAAATTTTGGTCCAAATTCAGACAAAATTTCTTGGAATATGAAAGTGGCCATGATTGAGGCTGCTTTTCTTTGTAAAGATGTTGAGGGTCGAAGCAACTTTGATATGCCTTTGTCATGTCAATCTAGAAGGATGGTGGTTCGGAGGCAGGGTAATCCACAGTCTTCTTCTGAGGCTACTCATGGTGATGAAATGCTTCCAGTGCCTGCTTTAGATTTAGTGCTACCTTCACAGCCCAGGGTTGGAAAATCATTACAGGATCATCATGAGGGAAGGATGCTTTCAGGATCTGCTTCAGATTTTGTGCTTCCTTTGCAATCTAAAGTTGATGAACTGCCAACATTTCACCCCACTGATGATAGTGAAGGAATGCTTGCTTTGCCTAATGATTCTGAGGGATTTGATGCGCATAATGCCAGAGTGGCTTTTGATGATTGGTTAAACATCCTCATCAAGCGATCAACAACACTatcatttatgttttttattgtCATCATTCTGTTGGGCTTTAACTTCTATCCTAGCAATCTAGTGGGTAAAAGTAAAGTTGCTTCAGAGGGGCTTTCTAGTGACAGCCGttcaaaagcttcatcttccaaaaggaagaaaagtaGGAAATCAGGAAAGAAAAATGGCAAAGACGTGCcatttgaaaatgatgatggacCTACACTTAGTGACAGCAGTGACAAAAAGTTGTTAGACCTTAATAAACATGTTGATCGTGGTGTCAATGGACGTAGAATTGGCAAGTTGTTTGTATCAAATGCAGAAATTGCTAAGGGAAGCAATGGTACCATTGTCCTTGAAGGTATATATGAAGGTCGACCTGTTGCTGTGAAACGTCTTGTTCAAGCTCATCATGAGGTGGCCTTCAAAGAAATTCAGAATCTTATTGCATCAGACAGACATCCAAATATTGTTCGATGGTATGGGGTGGAGAATGATAACGATTTTGTCTACCTCTCCTTAGAGCGTTGCACCTGCAGCTTAGATGATTTGATTCAGATATATTGTGATTCTTCTTTCAACCAAGTCTTCAGTGAGGATCAAGCGACTAGAGTTGCAACTAACTATAAACTTCGGTTGAATAAGGTGAAGGGTATACTGCAGGATCTTAATTTATGGAAATCAAATGGCCATCCATCGCCTCTTATGTTATTGTTGATGAg GGATGTGGTATGTGGACTTGTGCATCTGCATGAATTGGGTATTATTCATCGAGACTTAAAACCTCAAAATGTGTTGATACTCAAGGAAAGATCTCTAAGTGCAAAGCTTTCTGATATGGGAATTAGCAAGCGCCTTCTTGGGGATATGTCTTCTTTGGGTTATCATGCTACTG GTTGTGGCAGTTCTGGTTGGCAAGCGCCTGAGCTGCTTCTTCAAGGACGCCAAACACGTGCAGTTGATTTGTTTAGTTTGGGCTGTGTCCTCTTTTTCTGCATAACCGGTGGTAGGCATCCATTTGGTGATCGTCTTGAGCGGGATGTCAATATTGTCAAAAACAAAATGGACCTTTTTCTGGTGGAGTATTTTCCAGAAGCTGGGGATCTTATATCCCGTTTATTAAACCATGACCCTGAATTGAG GCCAAAGGCACTGGAAGTGCTTCACCATCCAATGTTTTGGAGTTCCGAGATGAGATTGTCATTTCTCCGTGAAACTAGTGACAGAGTAGAATTGGAAGATAGGGAGTCTGGTTCTGTTCTCTTGAAAGCATTAGAGAGTATTGCATCAACTGCACTTGGTGGAAAATGGGATGAAAAGATGGAACCTGCATTTATTACTAATATCGGCCATTACAGGCGATACAAGTATGACAGTGTTCGAGACTTGTTGCGAGTCTTACGAAACAAGTTGAATCATTATAGAGAACTTCCTAAAGAAATTCag GAGCTTGTTGGACCAATTCCAGAAGGATATGATGGCTATTTTGCAAGTCGATTCCCAAAGCTGTTGATTGAAGTGTACAAAGTTGTGTACAGATTCTGTAGGGAAGAGGATTGCTTTCACAAGTATTTTAAAGGCATTATTGTTTAA
- the LOC8281329 gene encoding serine/threonine-protein kinase/endoribonuclease IRE1a isoform X3, translating into MKITPHVSEDGAVILGSKITTVFVVEAKTGRLVQTYKSLDPPSSLQRDEEGNAFLNENRNNDLIISDSATSAQLIYITRTDYTLQNFGPNSDKISWNMKVAMIEAAFLCKDVEGRSNFDMPLSCQSRRMVVRRQGNPQSSSEATHGDEMLPVPALDLVLPSQPRVGKSLQDHHEGRMLSGSASDFVLPLQSKVDELPTFHPTDDSEGMLALPNDSEGFDAHNARVAFDDWLNILIKRSTTLSFMFFIVIILLGFNFYPSNLVGKSKVASEGLSSDSRSKASSSKRKKSRKSGKKNGKDVPFENDDGPTLSDSSDKKLLDLNKHVDRGVNGRRIGKLFVSNAEIAKGSNGTIVLEGIYEGRPVAVKRLVQAHHEVAFKEIQNLIASDRHPNIVRWYGVENDNDFVYLSLERCTCSLDDLIQIYCDSSFNQVFSEDQATRVATNYKLRLNKVKGILQDLNLWKSNGHPSPLMLLLMRDVVCGLVHLHELGIIHRDLKPQNVLILKERSLSAKLSDMGISKRLLGDMSSLGYHATGCGSSGWQAPELLLQGRQTRAVDLFSLGCVLFFCITGGRHPFGDRLERDVNIVKNKMDLFLVEYFPEAGDLISRLLNHDPELRPKALEVLHHPMFWSSEMRLSFLRETSDRVELEDRESGSVLLKALESIASTALGGKWDEKMEPAFITNIGHYRRYKYDSVRDLLRVLRNKLNHYRELPKEIQELVGPIPEGYDGYFASRFPKLLIEVYKVVYRFCREEDCFHKYFKGIIV; encoded by the exons ATGAAAATTACACCACATGTATCAGAGGATGGAGCTGTTATACTTGGATCTAAAATTACTACTGTGTTTGTGGTTGAGGCTAAGACTGGAAGACTTGTCCAAACTTATAAGTCGCTTGATCCTCCATCTTCGCTGCAAAGAGATGAAGAAGGGAATGCATTCTTAAATGAGAATAGAAATAATGACTTGATAATTTCTGACTCAGCAACTTCTGCTCAACTCATATACATCACAAGGACAGATTACACGCTGCAAAATTTTGGTCCAAATTCAGACAAAATTTCTTGGAATATGAAAGTGGCCATGATTGAGGCTGCTTTTCTTTGTAAAGATGTTGAGGGTCGAAGCAACTTTGATATGCCTTTGTCATGTCAATCTAGAAGGATGGTGGTTCGGAGGCAGGGTAATCCACAGTCTTCTTCTGAGGCTACTCATGGTGATGAAATGCTTCCAGTGCCTGCTTTAGATTTAGTGCTACCTTCACAGCCCAGGGTTGGAAAATCATTACAGGATCATCATGAGGGAAGGATGCTTTCAGGATCTGCTTCAGATTTTGTGCTTCCTTTGCAATCTAAAGTTGATGAACTGCCAACATTTCACCCCACTGATGATAGTGAAGGAATGCTTGCTTTGCCTAATGATTCTGAGGGATTTGATGCGCATAATGCCAGAGTGGCTTTTGATGATTGGTTAAACATCCTCATCAAGCGATCAACAACACTatcatttatgttttttattgtCATCATTCTGTTGGGCTTTAACTTCTATCCTAGCAATCTAGTGGGTAAAAGTAAAGTTGCTTCAGAGGGGCTTTCTAGTGACAGCCGttcaaaagcttcatcttccaaaaggaagaaaagtaGGAAATCAGGAAAGAAAAATGGCAAAGACGTGCcatttgaaaatgatgatggacCTACACTTAGTGACAGCAGTGACAAAAAGTTGTTAGACCTTAATAAACATGTTGATCGTGGTGTCAATGGACGTAGAATTGGCAAGTTGTTTGTATCAAATGCAGAAATTGCTAAGGGAAGCAATGGTACCATTGTCCTTGAAGGTATATATGAAGGTCGACCTGTTGCTGTGAAACGTCTTGTTCAAGCTCATCATGAGGTGGCCTTCAAAGAAATTCAGAATCTTATTGCATCAGACAGACATCCAAATATTGTTCGATGGTATGGGGTGGAGAATGATAACGATTTTGTCTACCTCTCCTTAGAGCGTTGCACCTGCAGCTTAGATGATTTGATTCAGATATATTGTGATTCTTCTTTCAACCAAGTCTTCAGTGAGGATCAAGCGACTAGAGTTGCAACTAACTATAAACTTCGGTTGAATAAGGTGAAGGGTATACTGCAGGATCTTAATTTATGGAAATCAAATGGCCATCCATCGCCTCTTATGTTATTGTTGATGAg GGATGTGGTATGTGGACTTGTGCATCTGCATGAATTGGGTATTATTCATCGAGACTTAAAACCTCAAAATGTGTTGATACTCAAGGAAAGATCTCTAAGTGCAAAGCTTTCTGATATGGGAATTAGCAAGCGCCTTCTTGGGGATATGTCTTCTTTGGGTTATCATGCTACTG GTTGTGGCAGTTCTGGTTGGCAAGCGCCTGAGCTGCTTCTTCAAGGACGCCAAACACGTGCAGTTGATTTGTTTAGTTTGGGCTGTGTCCTCTTTTTCTGCATAACCGGTGGTAGGCATCCATTTGGTGATCGTCTTGAGCGGGATGTCAATATTGTCAAAAACAAAATGGACCTTTTTCTGGTGGAGTATTTTCCAGAAGCTGGGGATCTTATATCCCGTTTATTAAACCATGACCCTGAATTGAG GCCAAAGGCACTGGAAGTGCTTCACCATCCAATGTTTTGGAGTTCCGAGATGAGATTGTCATTTCTCCGTGAAACTAGTGACAGAGTAGAATTGGAAGATAGGGAGTCTGGTTCTGTTCTCTTGAAAGCATTAGAGAGTATTGCATCAACTGCACTTGGTGGAAAATGGGATGAAAAGATGGAACCTGCATTTATTACTAATATCGGCCATTACAGGCGATACAAGTATGACAGTGTTCGAGACTTGTTGCGAGTCTTACGAAACAAGTTGAATCATTATAGAGAACTTCCTAAAGAAATTCag GAGCTTGTTGGACCAATTCCAGAAGGATATGATGGCTATTTTGCAAGTCGATTCCCAAAGCTGTTGATTGAAGTGTACAAAGTTGTGTACAGATTCTGTAGGGAAGAGGATTGCTTTCACAAGTATTTTAAAGGCATTATTGTTTAA
- the LOC8281329 gene encoding serine/threonine-protein kinase/endoribonuclease IRE1a isoform X1: MKLHVLCFFLLLINGFSTSNADRFYSQSTQQQIVPSSSQLVDFRAPSRAGARSLKSLSHLEDSTELVALLNGTIYFQETNSERVFWSFSSGAPIYSSYQASFNQDNDGENEFGPSTGFFIDYGDDWQLYAHGKHSSGMKLSMNIEDFMKITPHVSEDGAVILGSKITTVFVVEAKTGRLVQTYKSLDPPSSLQRDEEGNAFLNENRNNDLIISDSATSAQLIYITRTDYTLQNFGPNSDKISWNMKVAMIEAAFLCKDVEGRSNFDMPLSCQSRRMVVRRQGNPQSSSEATHGDEMLPVPALDLVLPSQPRVGKSLQDHHEGRMLSGSASDFVLPLQSKVDELPTFHPTDDSEGMLALPNDSEGFDAHNARVAFDDWLNILIKRSTTLSFMFFIVIILLGFNFYPSNLVGKSKVASEGLSSDSRSKASSSKRKKSRKSGKKNGKDVPFENDDGPTLSDSSDKKLLDLNKHVDRGVNGRRIGKLFVSNAEIAKGSNGTIVLEGIYEGRPVAVKRLVQAHHEVAFKEIQNLIASDRHPNIVRWYGVENDNDFVYLSLERCTCSLDDLIQIYCDSSFNQVFSEDQATRVATNYKLRLNKVKGILQDLNLWKSNGHPSPLMLLLMRDVVCGLVHLHELGIIHRDLKPQNVLILKERSLSAKLSDMGISKRLLGDMSSLGYHATGCGSSGWQAPELLLQGRQTRAVDLFSLGCVLFFCITGGRHPFGDRLERDVNIVKNKMDLFLVEYFPEAGDLISRLLNHDPELRPKALEVLHHPMFWSSEMRLSFLRETSDRVELEDRESGSVLLKALESIASTALGGKWDEKMEPAFITNIGHYRRYKYDSVRDLLRVLRNKLNHYRELPKEIQELVGPIPEGYDGYFASRFPKLLIEVYKVVYRFCREEDCFHKYFKGIIV; encoded by the exons atgaaactCCATGTTTTATGCTTCTTTTTACTCTTAATTAACGGCTTCTCAACTTCAAATGCCGACCGATTCTACTCCCAGAGTACCCAACAACAGATTGTGCCTTCTAGTTCTCAGTTGGTTGATTTCAGAGCCCCTTCTCGAGCTGGAGCCCGCTCTCTCAAATCACTCTC ACACCTTGAAGATTCTACTGAATTAGTTGCTCTCCTAAATGGtactatttattttcaagagaCAAATTCCGAGAGAGTTTTCTGGTCGTTTTCATCTGGAGCACCAATATACTCATCATATCAAGCTTCCTTCAATCAGGATAATGATGGAGAAAATGAATTTGGACCAAGTACTGGATTCTTTATTGACTATGGAGATGACTGGCAGCTCTATGCTCATGGAAAACACTCTAGTGGAATG AAACTTTCTATGAATATTGAAGACTTCATGAAAATTACACCACATGTATCAGAGGATGGAGCTGTTATACTTGGATCTAAAATTACTACTGTGTTTGTGGTTGAGGCTAAGACTGGAAGACTTGTCCAAACTTATAAGTCGCTTGATCCTCCATCTTCGCTGCAAAGAGATGAAGAAGGGAATGCATTCTTAAATGAGAATAGAAATAATGACTTGATAATTTCTGACTCAGCAACTTCTGCTCAACTCATATACATCACAAGGACAGATTACACGCTGCAAAATTTTGGTCCAAATTCAGACAAAATTTCTTGGAATATGAAAGTGGCCATGATTGAGGCTGCTTTTCTTTGTAAAGATGTTGAGGGTCGAAGCAACTTTGATATGCCTTTGTCATGTCAATCTAGAAGGATGGTGGTTCGGAGGCAGGGTAATCCACAGTCTTCTTCTGAGGCTACTCATGGTGATGAAATGCTTCCAGTGCCTGCTTTAGATTTAGTGCTACCTTCACAGCCCAGGGTTGGAAAATCATTACAGGATCATCATGAGGGAAGGATGCTTTCAGGATCTGCTTCAGATTTTGTGCTTCCTTTGCAATCTAAAGTTGATGAACTGCCAACATTTCACCCCACTGATGATAGTGAAGGAATGCTTGCTTTGCCTAATGATTCTGAGGGATTTGATGCGCATAATGCCAGAGTGGCTTTTGATGATTGGTTAAACATCCTCATCAAGCGATCAACAACACTatcatttatgttttttattgtCATCATTCTGTTGGGCTTTAACTTCTATCCTAGCAATCTAGTGGGTAAAAGTAAAGTTGCTTCAGAGGGGCTTTCTAGTGACAGCCGttcaaaagcttcatcttccaaaaggaagaaaagtaGGAAATCAGGAAAGAAAAATGGCAAAGACGTGCcatttgaaaatgatgatggacCTACACTTAGTGACAGCAGTGACAAAAAGTTGTTAGACCTTAATAAACATGTTGATCGTGGTGTCAATGGACGTAGAATTGGCAAGTTGTTTGTATCAAATGCAGAAATTGCTAAGGGAAGCAATGGTACCATTGTCCTTGAAGGTATATATGAAGGTCGACCTGTTGCTGTGAAACGTCTTGTTCAAGCTCATCATGAGGTGGCCTTCAAAGAAATTCAGAATCTTATTGCATCAGACAGACATCCAAATATTGTTCGATGGTATGGGGTGGAGAATGATAACGATTTTGTCTACCTCTCCTTAGAGCGTTGCACCTGCAGCTTAGATGATTTGATTCAGATATATTGTGATTCTTCTTTCAACCAAGTCTTCAGTGAGGATCAAGCGACTAGAGTTGCAACTAACTATAAACTTCGGTTGAATAAGGTGAAGGGTATACTGCAGGATCTTAATTTATGGAAATCAAATGGCCATCCATCGCCTCTTATGTTATTGTTGATGAg GGATGTGGTATGTGGACTTGTGCATCTGCATGAATTGGGTATTATTCATCGAGACTTAAAACCTCAAAATGTGTTGATACTCAAGGAAAGATCTCTAAGTGCAAAGCTTTCTGATATGGGAATTAGCAAGCGCCTTCTTGGGGATATGTCTTCTTTGGGTTATCATGCTACTG GTTGTGGCAGTTCTGGTTGGCAAGCGCCTGAGCTGCTTCTTCAAGGACGCCAAACACGTGCAGTTGATTTGTTTAGTTTGGGCTGTGTCCTCTTTTTCTGCATAACCGGTGGTAGGCATCCATTTGGTGATCGTCTTGAGCGGGATGTCAATATTGTCAAAAACAAAATGGACCTTTTTCTGGTGGAGTATTTTCCAGAAGCTGGGGATCTTATATCCCGTTTATTAAACCATGACCCTGAATTGAG GCCAAAGGCACTGGAAGTGCTTCACCATCCAATGTTTTGGAGTTCCGAGATGAGATTGTCATTTCTCCGTGAAACTAGTGACAGAGTAGAATTGGAAGATAGGGAGTCTGGTTCTGTTCTCTTGAAAGCATTAGAGAGTATTGCATCAACTGCACTTGGTGGAAAATGGGATGAAAAGATGGAACCTGCATTTATTACTAATATCGGCCATTACAGGCGATACAAGTATGACAGTGTTCGAGACTTGTTGCGAGTCTTACGAAACAAGTTGAATCATTATAGAGAACTTCCTAAAGAAATTCag GAGCTTGTTGGACCAATTCCAGAAGGATATGATGGCTATTTTGCAAGTCGATTCCCAAAGCTGTTGATTGAAGTGTACAAAGTTGTGTACAGATTCTGTAGGGAAGAGGATTGCTTTCACAAGTATTTTAAAGGCATTATTGTTTAA